CGTGGAAAAAGCCCAAGAAAGTGTGGACAGCAGGCGCCCCTCCACTGCCATTTGATCCAGGCGCTCCTCCACTGCCGACCGAACCTGctctatctctctttctctctttctctctctttttctctctctaaaatctcaGAACACCTCCCACAAACTCATCATCCTCGCCTCAAAAGCCCATGGCCCTGAGACCAAACATAACAGGCCTGACCCGCAACGGCTCTGCCTCAGGATCCCTCATAAACTCAGCCGTGGACTCCGTCATGGGAGCCGCCGCTGACCGTAAATTCTCATCCCTTCAACTGCAGCACCTACGAGGCCACTACTTCTCCGGAGACAGTAGCGGCGACTCTCCCTCCCTCACCAGCTCCGAGTCCAGCTTCGAAGTCAACTCATCCAACGGCAGCCACAGGTACACCAACAAGCCATTGCTGCAATTTATAAAGGACATCATTAATATTGGTAGTGGCTGGTCGTGATCTGCAGGGAGGGCAGATGATTCCATTTGACGGCGACGTTTCTGCCTTTCTCTGGCCTTGTGATTTTGGAACCAAGCCATTGCTACAAACCTGCATCAAACCCGCTCTGGCAAGAAATCTCAAACCCCCTCTTCAAACCCACATCACCGTCATCACTGCCACCATTGGAAGAGCAAAGGTAGAGCAAAACATTGTAATGGTGTAGACTAAGCGGGACCCCATTACTCCTGGCCTCGTCGTAAAGGCTCAGAGCTTGGAGCAGTTGGCTGTGCCTGGAGCACATGTCTAGCTTATGCCTAAGGACCCTTTCCGGCAATCCCGCCGTGGTTTCTTCTTGGCTTTGTTGGAGACTGCCGGAGACAATGGCAACGGCGAGTTATTGGAGAAAGCCAGAGTCTTTTGTCCATGGAGAAACTGCCGGTGGAATTCAGGGTCGGTTTAGGTTTCGGGTAGATTAAGACCGCCTTGTTGGAAATACCGTTGACAAGGCGGACAACCATACTAGTGACTGTCAGATCTCCACATCGATGCTgccacactctctctctccatccttTGAGCTGTTATTTCTCTCTTATTAGACACCCTTCTGGAAAAGTCTTGGGTTTTCAGCTTTCCAACTGAAAAATGAAGAAGCATGAATGGAAATGTCCTTCAATCCGAAAGtgaaaggagaaaagaaaaggcaaaaGCAGAgacagagatagagagagaggcgCAGTGCAAAGAGAAaatgaaagcaaaagcaaggagtagggagatcaagaaaagcttACTATTATTAATTCTATAACGATTCATTTTGTTTGCCAGGTGAAAAGACTGATAGAGTggtggaaaagaaaaagcaaaacagaaaacaaaagcaaaagcaaaagcaacgcaccaacgatctgcaactgtcgaagcttttgtgtcgaaacctttgtttttgtatgatataatttatttttcttatctttcggagacatctgtataaatcTCGTCAGAGggtaataacaataataataataataataataataaaataaaaaacgacaaagcccaaaataactcCAACCAGGCGATAAAAAAAGTACGCGCAGTACTTCACAATTATTtgacaacctgccgctattaccaccaaccaggtgatcaaaagtacgcccagtactccaaaattattcggcaacctgccgctattaccaccaaccaggtgatcaaaagtacgcccaatactccaaatttattcagCAGCATGCTGtcaatcaggtgatcaaaagtacgcccagtacgtCAAAGttatacatgagcactactcatgtcaatcatacatagacatacatgagcattactcatgtcaatcatacataaacattcatgaacatcactcatatcaatcatatataaacattcatgagcatcactcatgttaatagcttcaaaagcttcatttacaaaagctttagcttcaaaagctttatttacagagctctagcttcaaaaacttcatttacaaaagctctagcttcaaaagctccttttacagagctctagcttcaaaagcttcatttacaaaaactctagtttcaaaagcttcatctacagagctctagcttcaaaagcttaatttacagagctccagcttcaaagcttcacttgcaaagcttcacttgcaaagcttcatctacaaagcttcaatgtagggtatacaaataccgcctcagaacaaccgccacttcggcccatacatggattcaatttgaagtctccagccaacatactctattgaccgaagacttgggggactacattatacACCATAtgttgggcctcaactgggcctcatgaaaaatacttaggggactctAGCTCATtgttcatgtattgaggagcgagcccatATTTTATAAAAGAGCCTCCCTCACTATCATCAGAGCAGCATctctctagcccattattcatgtattgaggagcgagcccttattctataaaagggactccctcaccatcattagaaagcatcgccgcccattgagcaaccgccttgccgcgaacatcaactctagcccattattcatgtattgaggagcgagcccttattctataaaatggactctcaccatcattagagagcatcaccgcctactgagcaaccgtctcgccgcaaacatcaactctagcccatcattcatgtattgaggagcaagtccttattctataaaagggactccctcaccttcaacgccacaagccgaaccaaccaaggcaacataagccacaaaccaagcagcctcgcaacgtgtactacttctagttgagcatcatttcagattaagcaccgcctcataccgagcatcagttcaagacaacatctagttacttcggcccacacatggactgaatttcaagtctccaaccaaaagactctcttgactaaagacttaggggactactatttataccatacttagggtctccgtatttagatctcgtacaaatactcggaggacttatatgtaattatgtaataaaggaaggggcaaatatgtaataagtgaggagccattattctataaaatgactcctcaccctcacaattaggggaggccatttcctaagcctctcctatctagagcaaagctctcacactctctccctcacaaattctatcagagaaatacaatcagtgtggacgtagcccaaaccttggggtgaaccacgatacctcttgtattatttacatttcatgcagattcacggtcggatttacgttgttctaagacctccggttttgtgcatcaacaatattaaATAGTACTATCCGGTGTGTTATCCAGCATGCCAAACACGCCCTATAGGTGTCATTAGAGTGAGGTCCCACGATCAAAAAATCCAACATGGTATTAGAGTTCACAGTTACGGGCCCATGCAAGCTAAAGGCTTGTCACCAGGAAGTGTGGGCTTGGAAACAAGTTTGGACTTTTAACATATAGCTGGCCTCTGAATTCTTAAGAGACACTTATTGAAAAGACTGATCTGGATTCCATTGGAGCCGACCTCTGAGTTTCAAttgccgatgtgtggatctccatGTGTCGAAATGGGATTACACGTGAGGGGCCGTGTAGTGGTTTACACGTGAGGGGGCATGTTGGCAGTCCCACACCGGTGGGGGAAGTCAACAAGGCTGGCTTTAAATATGATTGTCCAACTCTAACTAATACAAAtgccttttgtggtaaaaccccacacATGATGGATTAGGCAGGTGGTAAAATTGGAGACAGTATCGATGTAATTAGAGAGAGACCTATCGGGCCCGTCGATCTAAAAATTTTCACCGCACCACTCACGTAAGCCCTACAAAGGCAAGTTGTGGTCTATAAAAAAGTCCCCATTGGTCCTCTGAAGATCACAGAACAAGGTTCAAACCATGAAGTTCAatgcatattttcttgtgttCTTTTCTCTTCTATTCATGCTGCAGTATAGTTCCTGTAGAATCACTGCACCATGCAGTCAAACCCCATACCCTCAAGTGTGTCGCCATTACATTAACACTAACCTCTTATCAAACCTAGATCGTCACCAAAGGTTTGCATTTCGTGACTTGGTACTTAAAGTTTCCATGGACCAAGCCATCGAAGCTCATCAACTTGTCTTGTCCTTGAACTTGAACTCATTGGACGCTGACCATACTCGAGCCAAGGGGGCCTGGAATGACTGCTTGGAGCTCTACGAGGACACCGTTGACAAGCTCAACCGTTCCATCGGCTCCACCAATGCCCTTGATGTCAATACATGGTTGAGTGCATCGCTTACTAATCAACAGACATGCCAAAATGGTTTCAAAAACCTCAACATTCCTAGTTCTCATTTGCAATCTTTCCCAAACTACGTCACGCTCTCAACCAACTTGTCCAAGCTGCTTAGCAACTCACTATCAATACACAAGGTCTCAACTTCTTCATCAGCTCTACATTTTAGCAAACAAGTTCGTGGAAGACGACGGCGTTTGCTTTCGGATGATGGGTTCCCAGAATGGGTTTCAGCCGCTGATCGAAAGCTGCTCCAATCGATAAGTAGCGGACCAAACGCTGATATGGTAGTAGCACAAGACGGGTCCGGGAATTACAAGTCAATTTCTGAAGCTGTGGATGCTGCGTACAAGCTACAGGGTGGGGCGACTAAAAGGTTTGTCATACACGTGAAGGCAGGAGTTTACAGAGAAAATATCGAGATTAAGAAGACAATGAAGAACATCATGTTCATTGGAGATGGTATTGATGCAACGATTGTCACAGGGAATGAAAATGTCCAAGATGGTTCAACTACATATCGCTCTGCCACATTTGGTAAGTTTGAGTTGAAGCAATAATAAACTTTGAATCAGTTTAAGGGATATTTGGACTCAACAAACCCCATCATCTTGAGTTAATTTTGAAACTTTAGGTGGCGTCACACTTAGATACTAATTGATTGAAGACCAATTTAATTAACTAAGTCATGATCAATTTGAAAGTCCTAGAGAGACCAACTATTTAAACTACATGATGCGGTTATTGATGatgaaattattatttaagtgttttttaaaaTGCTTATTGTTTACTAGTAACACGTCATATTGTTTGTAAATTAGTCTATCATGTTATTCTTCACTTAAATCATGTTTTGTAAACCATATACATGATTattaataattgaattattaagtgttgattaacttACTTAATTTCTATCATTACTCTTACTCAAATTATAAAGCTATTTACCAGATCCTGCGtttccttttactttcttttttttttgccttttcTCGACAAGATTTAAATACTGATAACCTAGCTAATTACATGCCACGTGAATAGTTACAAGTTTTTGTCCTAGTATACATCTAATGGTTCACAAAATTAATAAACTGTTCACTTAAAATTCAGGGGCTACCGGCGATGGCTTTATTGCTCAAGACATGACATTCGAAAACACAGCCGGACCACAGAAATACCAAGCCGTGGCACTCCGCTCCGGCTCCGACCATTCAGTCTTCTACCGTTGCAGCTTCAAGGGTTACCAAGACACGTTATACGTGTATTCCCAACGCCAATTCTACCGCGAGTGCGACATATACGGCACGATCGACTTCATCTGCGGCGACGCCACGGTTGTGCTCCAAAATTGCAACATCTATGCGAGGAAACCAATGAGCAACCAAGTAAACACCGTGACAGCGCAGTCTAGGACCGACCCGAATGAAAACACAGGCATTGTTATTCATAATTCGCGAATCACGGCTGCACAAGATTTGAGACCTGTACAAGGTTCGTTTAAGACGTACTTGGGTAGGCCGTGGAAAAAGTACTCTAGGACGGTAATTATGAAGAGTAATCTTGATGGGTTGATCAATCCTGCTGGTTGGTTTCCGTGGATTGGAAGCTTTGCCCCCTCCACACTTTATTACGGGGAGTACATGAACTCCGGCGCTGGAGCTGGTACTGGAGGGAGGGTCAACTGGCCCGGTTATCATGTTATAAGTAGTGCGGGGGAGGCCGGGAAGCTCACGGTTGGGAACTTTTTGGCCGGAGGTTCGTGGATTCCGAGGACCGGAGTTCCATATACTGCTGGTCTATGATAATGCATGCATGTGGTTGTGGAGAGAagttgtttgacttgttaaggAGGGACTTGTCACACTTGTATATTGTTGTGTGCGGATAGTGACCTAAAGTGAAAATCGTCACATAGCTTGTTTTTAGCTTCCTTTTGCCATTTATCCCTCCTGTAATGCagtaaatattttgaaactaTTACTTAATGTTATTACATGGTGTTATTAATAGATAACTCGTTTGAAATTGCTTATAAAATAAGTAAAAGtacttttgatgaaaatatttttagaccTAATCCTTGATAAATATGTTGGTGAATCCTGAAAAGGCAATTCaaatgcttttggaactcaaaaatattttttctaaaaacgttttcaatcattttaaaaacaactACAAACATGCCATGATATATTGTCACATAATGGTATTAACAATATTGGGTCAACAATGCCCTTCCTTTCATCAAAAGATTTGGAAGGCCAGCATCCAGTTGAGCGCTGGGCATACCGACGCCCGAGTTTGTCAAGAAAGCTTTGAGTTCGTGAACGATGGGCCTATCAAAACCGAAGTGTCTAATCGAGTGGAAGATTTGATTAAGCTTGCGGGCATTGGGCTTGAGCTCCTTGATAAAGTTGAAAAAGGGATAGTGCTCTGATTATAATGCGCTTACGGTCGTTGGAAAAGTTGAAATTGTCAATTAGTgagataattaataaaaataaattaaggtcTAAATACTTCAAATCTTAACGTCGGTttgtattttcttccttgattgTGTCGTCTTATAAAAAGATTATATAGTAGTAAGGAAGACAATTTAATCCTACATATCGGTTAATCCTATATACaggtgtttgggcccaaaatgttggtttgggccgagttttattctcggcccggaaggtcTTACGAAAAGGTTATTGTGGATCGCCTAGTTCATGGGCTTCCTAGCCTAGGTCGGCCAAGTCTTGTTGCGAGACGAGTAATTGAATCTTGgtacaataaggagtctcggcaagatAAAGATATTGATAATCCGGAAGTGAATGCAGTTTGATAAAGGATTGGGTTCAAAGTCATAATAAAAATAGGACTAGTCGAGATAGTGTTTGATTAGAATAAGaagtcctaatccgagtagggttttaactcagTCTAGAGCGGACCtgatgctataaatagaggaagATGTGCATCATTCATCTGgtcctccaattcaacacacaactgccctgcgcaaattctcttaACAACCTtaagattttttcttttctttttccgccgacacaccttcagtttggataaacagcactgtaaAGGCAactggtgatatcttcagttagCATAAAAATCACTGtcgtcgtagaatcagccgatctcgccgcatcttcagttggcataaacaacACTGCGTTGAGGGCGGCTGGTTATCAATCCAAGGCTTGGTCgaaaaggatttccgaatccttattggtcgagatcatcttattagccttctcggcaaagtgaggtgttacagtttattgggctcggcacattgcacgccgagttattttatgattggatactctcaagtgggatttagagttcggcactTCGActgccgaaccacatttactgttaagacttatattcgctttgagtatttgtgcccttacactttggtgtcgatttggcgtgagtttactctgacgaataccatcacttggaccgaatccaacgacgacgatttgtgaacttcgtaagaatagtagccttgtcttcaggtttgagaacccaagaggccgagacgtgttccttcctcggtcgcgaTCGCAAGACACataagtcagccgcgcacccaacgcaacatcaacacattttactcctcgtCCGAACTCGgccaacgagttggcacgccccgcattcaaccgaaagacgtagttagctcatagattacttggcctgcgcgccacgtaggcttggtagtttttagggtcaacaacagGTTATAGTTTAAATCCTAGTTTATCGTCGGTTTGTATTTTCTTGCTTGATCGTGTTATCTTACgtcaaaaaaaataatcatatgtatattcttataaTGAAAAATAAGATTACTAATACATTAAAATGAAACTAAAGCTTACGTATATTCttagaataaaaaataagcatattATATCCTTCGATTTCAGAACAGTTTCATGAACTATTTTTCCTTTCATTCTGATTACGAATTAGTAAATGAGTCATTATAGTGGCTTGAAGTAGGGGAGTTAAACTCTCGATTAAATACTAATTGGATTTTACATATATTAGTGAGGTATTATTATTGAATTGGGCCAACAGAAGCACAAGGCTTCTGTTAAGCAACACGACTCGTTAGATATTCTTTTGCTTCCCAACCCAGATGATCGGTCAACATCAACAAGAATGAAGAATCCTGCCCCAACACAATGAACTTTCTAAGAGGTTAACAAGAATCCAAAGAATAAATGGGCCCTATTAAAGTTATGAAGAatttgcttttataacattaatgttttttccttttataaaatCATTAGTTCCTTCTTGTAATACCACTGAATGAATTGTGTACCTTAAATATTCAAAAAAGAATATTTTAGGCCTCCCAAAAATCTTAAATATTCAAAAAAGAATATTTTAGGCATCCCAAAAATGAGGAAAATGAGGTTAACTCACATTCACAAAGATACTTGGACCAATACTGAGTAAATCATGCTcgaaatcaattaattaattaatactaCACGAACGTAAACAAAAAAACTTTGTAATAAACTAGAATTAAATAAACGAAAATGCATCATATGCTTATTCTAAATTAACTATATATGGAAACAACTTTAATTGGCTAGTCCAGATTCGGTGTACAAAAAATCCTAATGTTTGTCCAAAAAATCATGATGAAGTTCTTTCTTACTATATAAACCCCCTCCCCACACCACGACCAGCACAACTCCAGTACATGTACAAGTACAACCAGACATCGATCCCTGGTAATCATGAACACCACCCAATGAATGACGACCCAGTTTCTCCTCTCCCTCCCCTTCCTCTTATTCCTCTCCCGCCCAATCCCCACTGCCGGATCCCCATTCACTGAAAAGGTACAACGCACCAAGGACGCTGTCAACATCGGCCTAACCCATGCCCAGGGCGATCATTCGTTTCCAGcatacccccccccccctccaaTCCGACGTCCGCACTGCTAGGGCCCTTAATTCTTGCGTTGAATTGTTCCAGTATGCTGTTGACTGCTTTCACAATGCTCTTGCGTTTATGGACCAGCTCGGTACCCCCGGTACCCCGTCATTCCATGACCAGATTTGGAAGACAAATGTCCAGTTGACCGCCGCAGGTACCAATGCGCAAACTTGTCAAGAAAGCTTTGATATTGTGAAGGACGGGCCTCTCAAGACCGAAGTGTCCAATCGAGTGGATGATTTGAGTAAGCTTGCGGGCAATGCACTTTCGCTCCTTGTTAAAATTGGATAGAGGGCTGCGCCCTGATCACAATGCGCTTTCATCTTCATTCCATAAAATTATTGTGGTAATTTTGAACTCTTCTGCATCTCcttaataacaatttttttttaaaaaaaaaatcacctttTACAGTATGTTAAAGATTACAATTTTACCTAAATAAAGAATATTtgaatataaaaatttataGATACGAATACATGGAAACCGAAAATTCCAACTAGATTTTGGATACCCTTATGGGCGCTAACGGAGCCAAGGTGGGGGCAATGGTATTCCTTGACCCCAATAACCTTGTGGCCAAATTGAAAGGCCTAGTATTAAATTTGAGATTGAAAAATGTTGTGCATAGTGTTGCAAATGGAAGCAGctattatatacatatacatacagcACGCATGCAATaatcaaatataaaacaaaaggcATCATTGTTGCCCATGATGCAGCTGCCACGCCTATGATGTGCATTTGCCACGTGCAAACCCTTGCTGACTAGGATGTGGTATCCACATGCAACTGTCCAAACTGTCCAGAATGTGCATCCACATGCTACATTCCTGCTGTCCACTTTGTGCAAACACCTAGAGCCTTTTCGGTGCAGCTTGAGtgatttcttttcctttaaCACCTAGAGCCTTTTCGGTGCCAACA
The nucleotide sequence above comes from Malus sylvestris chromosome 16, drMalSylv7.2, whole genome shotgun sequence. Encoded proteins:
- the LOC126606331 gene encoding pectinesterase-like; protein product: MKFNAYFLVFFSLLFMLQYSSCRITAPCSQTPYPQVCRHYINTNLLSNLDRHQRFAFRDLVLKVSMDQAIEAHQLVLSLNLNSLDADHTRAKGAWNDCLELYEDTVDKLNRSIGSTNALDVNTWLSASLTNQQTCQNGFKNLNIPSSHLQSFPNYVTLSTNLSKLLSNSLSIHKVSTSSSALHFSKQVRGRRRRLLSDDGFPEWVSAADRKLLQSISSGPNADMVVAQDGSGNYKSISEAVDAAYKLQGGATKRFVIHVKAGVYRENIEIKKTMKNIMFIGDGIDATIVTGNENVQDGSTTYRSATFGATGDGFIAQDMTFENTAGPQKYQAVALRSGSDHSVFYRCSFKGYQDTLYVYSQRQFYRECDIYGTIDFICGDATVVLQNCNIYARKPMSNQVNTVTAQSRTDPNENTGIVIHNSRITAAQDLRPVQGSFKTYLGRPWKKYSRTVIMKSNLDGLINPAGWFPWIGSFAPSTLYYGEYMNSGAGAGTGGRVNWPGYHVISSAGEAGKLTVGNFLAGGSWIPRTGVPYTAGL